A region of Thermosipho affectus DNA encodes the following proteins:
- a CDS encoding O-antigen ligase family protein has translation MIFKDLLLQITIVLVALFASPKYTYEFSVPKYAILTLSISILFTYLAVKWIKEKKISFYISTAHVIWFFFAIVSIISSFNVLRYNPFYFRQSFDIGLYVLFNVLVAFYISSEYKEKNRINSLLFVFMITGFIISIDALLNFYTGYDFFLGRVGAPFTRASIKASVGNVIFAANYIDMLLPIALYFLLAYNMNLTKFWQILVLKIFALISFLTGFVAVIVSQTRSEYLAIIIMSVMYVVFYFIWKKGKKCDSDRNVKKLTNVLFAILIVASIFLVVIYNTENPLTGQGKVNMTKRFEAMSSVSSKDERFLSWFTSLELWKDHKIFGSGIGTYQLLSLSKMGEYLKKHPELYYGWNNFKRAHNDYFQVLGETGTVGFVLIVLLLVILVYYFFTIPKKIDERDDLLLFLSLSISIVGFAIQSFFSFPGHLLPNALAATVFASLAIGPYFTKRKLKEVTGGKAILISILALTVSYSSTYLRWNHFISEVYFKDGNAAYLTFAKIIEEYPKASEYISSLESKLDALEKQQGEFSYLNKKVWEQQKIREYKNKNIPFNEFEIENQRIAQIENIRKQLKAQLEKIKMQKASMPALAKQYYTQAKEKLLKSVKINHTYGKSYFYLATLAVQEFEIENLKKNLDHNYKEIFNQEFSDFQKVVKVKHKWLSVLIPYIEKNKDILDKFDFATTQALIDSISLYETSLLCFNERNTYKALAMRFHSLHIMMRKLLSLIDEKQYKEEVKKLVVLTFDKYVEYAKKTIINMPGGWNRFPDWKNPNITKASRGEDIYRFFTGMIFKLQPPTVKPVSDFIYWLANMEIKAVKYMNLKGVWGVPNGVIDFLHASAFEYYKSGMMQEAIYLLEKLKDVYKSSYGMAEKQLSKYKKSLDNQINYLKEKYGKKIEDILTENSIPNSAIKVIKDEFERALDNANRDFQNYNYLSVETNYMKKVVLRNPSSWYDVPKNSVWGAIIVKHLNEFLSELQKMGVSTNIILSIREKIQNLINNPTYVSVYESYARFIAHYALIENDLKFNAEKLLDTYSKMTDNMWENVIDDWSNVLFDATPLKTKEEIFEYLKSISK, from the coding sequence TTGATTTTTAAAGATTTGTTGCTTCAAATTACTATTGTGCTAGTAGCGTTATTTGCAAGTCCAAAATATACTTACGAATTTAGTGTTCCAAAGTATGCTATTTTAACACTTTCAATTTCCATATTATTTACATATCTTGCAGTCAAATGGATAAAAGAAAAGAAAATTTCATTTTACATTTCAACTGCGCACGTAATTTGGTTTTTCTTTGCAATTGTATCTATAATTTCAAGTTTTAACGTTTTAAGGTATAATCCCTTTTACTTTAGACAATCTTTTGATATAGGACTTTATGTGCTTTTTAACGTATTAGTTGCTTTTTATATAAGTAGTGAGTATAAGGAGAAAAATAGAATAAACTCACTTCTTTTTGTTTTTATGATAACGGGATTTATAATCTCTATTGATGCACTTTTAAATTTTTATACGGGATATGACTTTTTCCTTGGAAGGGTGGGTGCACCTTTTACAAGGGCTTCAATTAAAGCAAGTGTTGGGAATGTTATTTTTGCGGCAAACTACATAGATATGCTTCTTCCTATTGCACTTTATTTCTTACTTGCATATAATATGAATTTAACAAAGTTTTGGCAGATTTTAGTTTTAAAGATTTTTGCTTTAATTAGTTTTTTAACGGGATTTGTCGCGGTAATAGTTTCGCAGACTAGATCAGAATATCTTGCGATAATTATCATGAGTGTTATGTATGTAGTGTTTTACTTTATTTGGAAAAAAGGAAAAAAGTGTGACTCTGATAGAAATGTAAAGAAGTTAACCAATGTGTTGTTTGCAATATTGATAGTTGCTTCTATATTTTTAGTAGTTATATACAACACGGAAAATCCACTTACCGGTCAAGGAAAGGTAAATATGACAAAGAGATTTGAAGCTATGAGTTCTGTTTCGAGTAAAGATGAAAGGTTTTTGTCATGGTTTACCTCACTTGAATTGTGGAAGGATCACAAAATATTTGGGAGTGGTATAGGAACATACCAGTTACTTTCTCTTTCAAAGATGGGAGAATATTTGAAAAAACACCCAGAATTGTACTATGGATGGAATAATTTTAAGAGAGCACACAACGATTATTTTCAAGTACTTGGTGAAACTGGTACCGTTGGATTTGTTTTAATAGTTTTACTATTAGTTATACTTGTGTATTACTTTTTTACAATTCCAAAAAAAATAGATGAGAGGGATGATCTACTACTTTTTCTTTCATTATCCATTTCCATAGTGGGATTTGCCATTCAAAGTTTCTTTAGTTTTCCAGGACATCTTTTGCCAAACGCACTTGCCGCAACGGTATTTGCAAGTTTAGCGATTGGTCCATACTTTACGAAGAGGAAATTAAAAGAAGTAACAGGAGGTAAGGCAATATTAATATCAATACTTGCTTTGACTGTATCTTATTCTTCAACCTATTTGAGGTGGAATCATTTTATATCAGAAGTTTATTTTAAAGATGGAAATGCGGCATACCTTACTTTTGCAAAAATTATCGAAGAATATCCAAAAGCTTCTGAATATATATCCAGTCTTGAATCAAAACTGGACGCATTGGAAAAACAACAAGGTGAGTTTTCTTATCTAAATAAAAAAGTATGGGAGCAACAAAAGATAAGAGAATACAAAAATAAAAATATACCGTTTAATGAATTTGAAATAGAAAACCAAAGGATTGCACAGATAGAAAATATAAGGAAACAGTTAAAAGCTCAGCTTGAAAAAATAAAGATGCAAAAAGCTAGTATGCCGGCATTAGCTAAGCAATATTATACCCAAGCAAAGGAAAAATTGCTAAAAAGTGTAAAGATAAATCACACGTATGGCAAGTCGTATTTTTACCTTGCAACACTAGCGGTACAGGAATTTGAAATAGAAAATTTAAAGAAAAACTTGGACCATAACTACAAGGAGATATTTAATCAAGAATTTAGTGATTTCCAAAAGGTTGTGAAAGTCAAACATAAATGGCTTTCTGTTCTTATACCTTATATTGAAAAAAACAAAGATATTTTAGATAAATTTGATTTTGCAACCACACAAGCACTTATAGATTCCATAAGTTTGTATGAAACTTCACTTCTTTGTTTTAACGAAAGAAATACGTATAAAGCACTTGCGATGAGATTTCACAGTTTACATATAATGATGAGAAAGTTGCTTTCTTTAATAGATGAAAAGCAATATAAAGAAGAAGTTAAAAAACTAGTTGTACTTACATTTGATAAGTACGTAGAATATGCCAAAAAGACGATAATTAATATGCCAGGTGGTTGGAATAGATTTCCCGATTGGAAAAATCCAAATATTACAAAGGCTTCGCGCGGAGAAGATATATATAGATTTTTTACGGGAATGATATTTAAACTTCAACCCCCCACCGTTAAACCTGTAAGTGATTTTATTTATTGGCTTGCAAATATGGAAATAAAGGCTGTAAAGTATATGAACTTAAAAGGTGTCTGGGGGGTACCAAATGGTGTAATTGACTTCTTGCACGCATCTGCCTTTGAATATTACAAAAGTGGAATGATGCAAGAGGCCATATACTTACTTGAGAAACTTAAAGATGTGTATAAATCTTCATATGGTATGGCAGAGAAACAACTTTCAAAGTACAAAAAATCACTTGACAATCAGATAAATTACTTGAAAGAAAAATACGGTAAAAAAATAGAGGATATCTTGACAGAAAACTCTATCCCAAATAGTGCAATAAAAGTGATCAAAGATGAATTTGAAAGAGCTTTAGATAACGCAAATAGAGATTTTCAAAATTACAACTATCTTTCAGTTGAAACAAATTATATGAAAAAGGTTGTGTTAAGGAATCCTTCAAGTTGGTATGATGTTCCTAAAAACAGTGTATGGGGTGCAATAATTGTAAAACACTTAAATGAATTCCTTTCAGAATTACAAAAGATGGGTGTAAGTACAAATATTATATTAAGCATCAGAGAAAAGATCCAAAATCTTATTAACAATCCTACATATGTAAGCGTATATGAATCTTATGCAAGGTTTATAGCACATTATGCTTTAATAGAAAACGATTTGAAATTTAATGCAGAAAAATTGCTTGATACATATTCTAAGATGACAGATAATATGTGGGAAAATGTTATAGATGATTGGAGTAATGTTTTGTTTGATGCAACACCTTTAAAAACAAAAGAAGAAATTTTTGAGTACCTTAAAAGTATTTCAAAATGA
- a CDS encoding CsgG/HfaB family protein, with amino-acid sequence MKKIVFLFLLFFGIAFGITISEKTGLVILPAKVGNGWNMDEADYLISLLEEKALSLGRFRVFSRNDLDMIVKERNLADLGIVEQTFEAGKILGAKYAVLLTLTELSAQYEKNGYTASLRLSLKLYNLSTGELLAAKTFDKSTYVEEETSQKAINSLLELISEDIWITLREFFKVEAYVKRVENGKVYLAGLDPNIVKKGFIFKIETSEGDVVYAKVIGVDRNENLVIAKIKYGGNPSVYDPALEYPISNTFGSFSIGMYAGKISLGIFGYSKNIFADIGIILSSELGYVPGYSTVGGIIELFEMGQVSVSGFGGLQILGIYDTNSESSDSFLNVFGVSGGIQLKYEFEPKNGVLVNVGYTMLFPGDLVKYIYEQLFGIDKTSFTQISLGYFMSF; translated from the coding sequence ATGAAAAAAATTGTATTCTTATTTTTACTCTTTTTTGGAATAGCTTTTGGTATTACTATAAGTGAAAAAACGGGTTTGGTAATCTTACCTGCAAAAGTAGGAAATGGTTGGAATATGGATGAAGCAGATTACTTAATATCACTACTTGAAGAAAAAGCATTATCCCTTGGAAGATTTAGGGTTTTTTCAAGAAATGATTTAGATATGATAGTAAAAGAACGAAACCTTGCAGATCTGGGAATAGTAGAACAAACCTTTGAAGCGGGAAAGATTTTGGGAGCAAAATACGCTGTTTTGCTCACATTAACGGAACTTTCCGCACAATACGAAAAAAACGGCTACACCGCAAGCCTACGTCTTTCCTTAAAACTTTACAATTTAAGCACAGGAGAACTTCTAGCTGCAAAAACCTTTGATAAAAGTACTTACGTTGAAGAAGAAACATCACAAAAGGCTATAAACAGCCTATTAGAATTGATATCTGAAGATATTTGGATTACCTTAAGGGAATTTTTTAAAGTAGAAGCATATGTAAAACGCGTGGAAAACGGGAAAGTATACCTTGCAGGTCTAGATCCAAATATCGTCAAAAAGGGATTTATATTCAAAATCGAAACCTCAGAAGGAGATGTGGTATACGCTAAAGTTATAGGCGTGGATAGAAATGAAAATCTCGTCATTGCAAAAATAAAGTACGGCGGTAACCCATCAGTATATGATCCTGCCTTAGAATATCCTATTTCCAATACTTTTGGAAGTTTTTCGATTGGAATGTACGCTGGAAAAATATCCTTAGGAATCTTTGGATATAGCAAAAATATATTTGCGGATATTGGCATTATTTTATCTTCTGAACTTGGATATGTGCCTGGTTATTCAACTGTCGGTGGAATAATAGAACTTTTTGAAATGGGACAAGTTAGTGTTTCTGGATTTGGAGGATTACAAATTCTTGGAATATATGATACAAACAGTGAAAGTAGTGATTCTTTCTTAAACGTATTTGGAGTTAGCGGTGGAATACAACTAAAGTATGAATTTGAACCAAAAAATGGTGTATTGGTAAACGTCGGATATACTATGTTATTCCCAGGAGACCTTGTAAAATATATTTATGAACAACTATTTGGAATAGATAAAACATCGTTTACACAAATTAGTCTTGGATACTTTATGTCATTCTAA
- a CDS encoding LPP20 family lipoprotein, translating to MKKITYIMLLILAFFLFSCNNTESKTTTNNDFSIPYGFIGAFGEGISDSEGKSEEIARKEALRKISEQIFVEVKSNSTLYENLIQITDDEKVKEQIETKLESVIQTNVSIELVNVDFTLVDKRYENGKYYTKVLGLLDKDTALNTYKVYFAIKLGQSLLKDKMIYSAQRIVKEYEILLSQNKTQIPANMFSSLTQIVSEIKIEWEKVNELYRQLSQKEIKNTNEALKLLEGIDKIKEFSKDFPENKLISLREKAQPFLKDVVLKIEGPDKVSVGMRIDLTVKLTPNIDDIVLKVTSKNGDFPKNISLKNGKAILSGVVKNKNIEVEISLGGVISKKYAPGTTQGTGISSQETGKLLRISSEGAGNTREKAIEKALILAVKKAMGMLFANDVNLLLSLPVDAELIDSLIGVLQYEIVNEDTKNGIYHVVLSVSFEKDKFKDLVKKIINNKPLGYAVLVVNNDQYGYIEPYIEQRLINSGIKLVSKEYSKNLVGYKDPNLLSKLALLSAAKYVINVKVSYGEKYLQGYELWSVRLLLNVQLIDTFSGQIIKSLTFEDTGAGATKQSALSKVLNKEKFVNFMNNLVGNLRKEEDLAENKVKLIFNVSRSTYVLVLKDYLNEMFKKVNLIERTPKKGVFVIETSENLELIIKKVKNIPNLNINVLEIKDKEVVFNIK from the coding sequence ATGAAAAAAATTACGTATATAATGCTACTCATTTTGGCATTTTTTCTCTTTTCTTGCAACAACACTGAGAGTAAAACTACCACAAATAATGATTTTTCCATTCCATATGGGTTTATCGGCGCTTTTGGAGAAGGCATCTCAGATTCAGAGGGAAAGTCTGAAGAAATAGCTAGAAAAGAAGCTCTAAGAAAGATTTCCGAGCAAATATTTGTTGAAGTAAAAAGCAATTCAACGTTGTACGAAAATCTCATTCAAATAACAGATGATGAAAAAGTAAAAGAACAAATTGAAACAAAATTAGAAAGTGTTATACAAACAAACGTGAGTATTGAACTTGTAAACGTAGACTTTACATTAGTAGATAAAAGGTATGAAAACGGAAAATACTACACAAAAGTTCTAGGATTACTGGATAAAGACACAGCACTAAATACTTACAAAGTATATTTTGCAATAAAACTTGGCCAATCACTTTTAAAAGACAAGATGATATACAGTGCTCAAAGGATAGTAAAAGAATACGAAATACTCTTATCACAAAACAAAACACAAATACCTGCAAATATGTTTTCTAGCTTAACCCAAATCGTATCTGAAATAAAGATTGAATGGGAAAAGGTTAACGAACTATACAGGCAATTATCACAAAAGGAAATAAAGAACACTAATGAAGCACTTAAATTGCTTGAGGGTATAGATAAGATAAAGGAATTTTCAAAAGACTTTCCCGAAAACAAATTAATTTCTTTAAGGGAAAAAGCACAACCTTTTTTAAAAGATGTTGTATTGAAAATAGAAGGTCCTGATAAAGTGTCTGTGGGAATGAGAATAGATTTAACCGTAAAGTTAACTCCAAATATAGATGATATTGTTTTAAAAGTAACATCTAAAAATGGAGATTTTCCAAAAAATATTTCACTAAAAAATGGTAAAGCAATATTAAGCGGTGTAGTGAAGAATAAAAACATAGAAGTGGAAATCTCACTTGGGGGCGTAATTTCCAAAAAATACGCACCTGGAACAACCCAGGGAACTGGTATTTCTTCACAAGAAACAGGTAAATTACTGAGAATTTCTTCCGAAGGTGCAGGCAACACACGTGAAAAAGCAATAGAAAAAGCATTGATACTAGCTGTAAAGAAAGCAATGGGAATGTTATTTGCAAATGATGTAAATTTACTTTTGAGTTTACCCGTAGACGCTGAATTAATCGATTCTCTAATTGGTGTTCTACAATATGAAATAGTCAACGAAGATACAAAAAATGGGATATATCATGTGGTACTCAGCGTAAGCTTTGAAAAAGATAAATTCAAGGATTTAGTAAAAAAGATAATAAATAACAAACCCCTTGGATATGCTGTCTTAGTGGTAAATAACGATCAATATGGCTATATAGAACCATACATTGAACAAAGGCTAATCAACTCCGGTATAAAACTTGTTTCCAAAGAATATTCCAAAAACTTAGTAGGTTACAAAGATCCAAACCTTTTATCAAAACTTGCACTCTTATCCGCAGCCAAATACGTTATAAATGTTAAAGTAAGTTATGGTGAAAAATACTTACAAGGCTATGAACTGTGGTCTGTAAGATTACTACTCAATGTCCAATTAATAGATACATTCTCTGGGCAAATAATAAAAAGTCTTACCTTTGAAGATACAGGAGCAGGTGCAACAAAACAATCTGCTCTTTCCAAAGTGTTAAATAAAGAAAAATTTGTAAATTTCATGAATAATCTAGTAGGTAACTTAAGAAAAGAAGAAGATTTGGCGGAAAATAAAGTAAAACTAATATTTAATGTTTCACGTTCTACCTATGTATTAGTTCTAAAAGATTATTTAAATGAGATGTTTAAAAAAGTAAACTTGATTGAAAGAACACCAAAAAAAGGAGTTTTTGTAATTGAAACATCCGAAAATTTAGAATTAATAATCAAAAAAGTAAAAAACATTCCCAATTTAAATATCAACGTCCTGGAAATAAAAGATAAAGAAGTAGTATTTAATATAAAATAA
- a CDS encoding LVIVD repeat-containing protein, whose amino-acid sequence MLRGKKLGIILLLIIFLAFLEGCLTNANQQIESSAKYIYAAGYSKGIFVIDVTDPVNPKKVGCLDTKGSAWGIYISGEYAYVADYENGLVIVDISDPTNPKKVGHLDTYDLAREVYVLGEYAYVANYENGLVIVDISDPANPKKVGYLDTDNIAGGVYVSGEYAYIADYTNGLVIVDISDPTNPKKIGHLDMEGYAIEVYISGKYAYVADGSNGLVIVNISDPANPKEVGCLDTKGSANGVYVSGEYAYIADYTNGLVIVDISDPANPKKVGYLDTEGSACGIYVLEGYAYVADDSNGLVIVDISDPTNPKKVANMMLFSVVLDISM is encoded by the coding sequence ATGTTACGAGGAAAAAAGCTTGGAATAATATTACTTCTAATAATATTTTTGGCATTTTTGGAAGGTTGTTTAACAAATGCAAATCAACAAATTGAAAGTTCTGCAAAATATATTTATGCGGCTGGATATAGTAAAGGAATATTTGTAATAGATGTAACAGATCCAGTAAATCCAAAGAAAGTAGGATGTTTAGATACGAAAGGAAGTGCATGGGGAATATACATCTCAGGAGAATATGCATACGTTGCAGACTATGAAAATGGTTTAGTGATAGTAGACATAAGTGATCCAACAAATCCAAAGAAAGTGGGGCATTTAGATACGTATGATCTTGCAAGAGAAGTATACGTTTTAGGAGAATATGCATACGTTGCAAATTATGAAAATGGTTTGGTAATAGTAGATATAAGCGATCCAGCAAATCCAAAGAAAGTGGGATATTTAGATACAGATAACATTGCAGGTGGGGTATATGTATCAGGAGAATATGCATATATTGCAGATTATACAAATGGTTTAGTAATAGTAGATATAAGTGATCCAACAAATCCAAAGAAAATAGGACATTTAGATATGGAAGGTTATGCAATTGAAGTATACATATCAGGAAAATATGCATACGTTGCAGATGGTTCTAATGGTTTAGTGATAGTGAACATAAGTGATCCAGCAAATCCAAAGGAGGTAGGATGTTTAGATACGAAAGGGAGTGCAAATGGAGTGTACGTTTCAGGAGAATATGCATATATTGCAGATTATACAAATGGTTTAGTAATAGTAGATATAAGCGATCCAGCAAATCCAAAGAAAGTGGGATATTTAGATACAGAGGGTTCTGCATGTGGGATATACGTTTTAGAAGGATATGCATATGTTGCAGATGATTCTAATGGTTTAGTAATAGTGGACATAAGCGATCCAACAAATCCAAAGAAAGTAGCAAATATGATGTTGTTTAGTGTTGTTTTGGATATATCTATGTAA
- a CDS encoding ABC transporter ATP-binding protein: MIVVKNLKKRYGKRIGIEDVSFEIREGEILGLIGPNGAGKTTTIRILTGFLTPDGGEALISNKKMPMEIDQVKKDIGYIPGEVNFYGDMKIKDFLKFNRSFYKNIDLEYEKYIINTLEIDLNKKFKELSLGNKKKVAILQALVHNPKYLILDEPTSGLDPLVQQKFYALLEEHKKRGAAILFSSHILSEIEKLCDKFSMIKEGKVIISGEISKLRDISLKQVFVYGLNFCEFLENYPYQKEGTNYVFEIKQNQLKDFLGNILKCEFKDIEIKSQALEDIFLKMYI, encoded by the coding sequence ATGATTGTAGTAAAGAACCTGAAAAAGCGCTATGGAAAACGTATAGGTATAGAAGATGTTAGCTTTGAAATAAGAGAAGGAGAAATTTTGGGGCTGATAGGTCCAAATGGTGCGGGGAAAACAACTACAATACGTATATTAACTGGTTTTTTGACACCTGATGGTGGGGAGGCATTAATTTCCAATAAAAAGATGCCAATGGAAATAGATCAAGTAAAAAAGGATATAGGTTACATACCTGGAGAGGTCAATTTCTACGGTGATATGAAAATAAAAGATTTCTTGAAGTTCAACCGTTCTTTTTATAAAAATATAGATTTGGAATATGAAAAATATATAATCAACACACTGGAAATAGATTTGAATAAAAAATTTAAAGAACTTTCCCTTGGAAACAAAAAGAAAGTAGCAATATTACAAGCTCTCGTTCACAACCCCAAGTATTTGATATTAGATGAACCTACAAGTGGACTTGATCCATTAGTGCAACAAAAATTCTACGCATTACTTGAAGAACACAAAAAAAGAGGAGCTGCAATACTATTTTCCTCTCACATATTATCTGAAATAGAAAAATTATGTGACAAATTTTCAATGATAAAAGAAGGAAAGGTGATAATAAGTGGTGAGATTTCAAAATTGAGGGATATTTCTTTAAAACAAGTATTTGTATATGGTTTGAATTTTTGTGAATTCTTGGAAAACTATCCTTATCAAAAAGAGGGAACAAATTACGTTTTTGAGATAAAACAAAATCAACTTAAAGATTTTTTAGGCAACATTTTAAAGTGTGAATTTAAAGATATAGAGATTAAAAGTCAAGCACTTGAAGACATATTTTTAAAGATGTATATATAG
- a CDS encoding ABC transporter permease subunit has protein sequence MHITKKELKFNLRTFILWCVIISLFVFLYASVTNIFLQQNSSALKFIEKLPKNLLKTFNIDMEILSKPEGLFGTESMVFMFILFGTFSILLSSKILASEFDEKTIEYILLKPLKRKKIFFEKTLAIFIYNILLFFAFFTFEVIFFKTFVEKFSVKVMFGFALYLLSIAIFFSSIAILLSIFIKKRKVVNSLSIAILFLFYFLDTVTKGVKNFAFLRKISMFYHLSTIQLVNQHTINYIAVFFIILISFALILVSKKSFETQDILI, from the coding sequence ATGCATATTACAAAAAAAGAGTTAAAATTCAATTTAAGAACTTTTATTCTATGGTGTGTTATAATCTCTCTGTTCGTCTTTTTGTATGCTTCCGTTACAAATATTTTCTTGCAACAAAACAGTTCTGCTCTAAAATTCATTGAAAAACTCCCAAAAAATCTATTAAAGACCTTTAACATAGATATGGAAATTCTGTCAAAACCTGAGGGACTTTTTGGGACAGAAAGTATGGTATTTATGTTCATTTTATTTGGAACATTCTCAATTTTACTTTCCAGTAAGATACTTGCAAGTGAATTTGACGAAAAAACAATAGAATATATTTTACTAAAACCTTTAAAAAGAAAAAAGATTTTCTTTGAAAAAACCTTGGCCATATTCATTTACAACATACTTTTATTTTTTGCTTTTTTTACATTTGAAGTTATATTCTTTAAAACCTTTGTTGAAAAATTCAGTGTAAAAGTTATGTTTGGGTTTGCTCTATACCTTTTATCAATTGCAATTTTCTTTTCTTCAATTGCAATTCTTCTTTCTATTTTCATAAAAAAAAGAAAGGTTGTAAATTCCCTTTCGATAGCCATTTTGTTTTTGTTTTATTTTTTGGATACAGTAACCAAAGGTGTAAAAAATTTTGCATTTTTGAGAAAAATTAGTATGTTTTATCACCTATCCACAATACAGTTAGTAAATCAACATACAATAAACTATATTGCTGTATTTTTTATAATTTTAATATCTTTTGCTTTGATATTAGTATCAAAAAAATCTTTTGAAACACAAGATATTTTGATATAA
- a CDS encoding ABC transporter permease: MLFLKDLKHNLKVFFIWFAILFMFSYMVAPFIDTVMNDSEEILKFVNSLPKFMLKAFNISESFITPEGFFGAKVMMMAQIFAAIFSVLLASSIFSQEFEYKTIEYLLIKPISRKRVYWYKTFVLFLFYSTFALAFGLSVLYLFNVYVNFEYNARILLGFALYLYVVETFFGFLTLLFSVLFQKSTFSISLSIGLFVIMYITDLVGTTMEKMENIRYFSIFKYISIGDTLKTNTVFVKNSICLILISFVMLIIGEVIFRKEDIKI, encoded by the coding sequence ATGCTTTTTTTAAAAGATTTAAAACATAACTTAAAGGTCTTTTTTATTTGGTTTGCCATTTTGTTTATGTTTTCATATATGGTTGCACCATTTATAGATACTGTAATGAACGATTCTGAAGAAATATTAAAATTTGTAAACTCACTTCCAAAATTTATGTTAAAAGCATTTAATATTTCGGAAAGTTTTATAACTCCAGAAGGTTTTTTTGGTGCAAAAGTTATGATGATGGCTCAGATATTCGCCGCAATATTTTCTGTATTACTAGCGTCAAGTATCTTTTCACAAGAATTTGAGTACAAGACTATCGAATATTTACTCATCAAACCTATAAGCAGAAAAAGAGTATATTGGTATAAAACATTCGTGCTTTTTTTGTTCTACAGCACCTTTGCGCTTGCATTTGGGTTAAGCGTTTTGTATTTATTCAACGTTTACGTAAACTTTGAGTATAACGCACGTATATTGTTGGGATTTGCACTATACCTATACGTTGTGGAAACATTTTTTGGATTTTTAACACTACTTTTTTCTGTCTTATTTCAAAAATCCACGTTTTCAATTTCCCTTTCAATTGGATTATTTGTTATAATGTATATAACTGATCTTGTGGGAACTACCATGGAAAAAATGGAAAACATAAGATATTTTAGTATATTTAAATATATTTCTATTGGCGATACTTTAAAGACAAATACTGTTTTCGTTAAAAATTCTATTTGTTTAATACTTATAAGTTTTGTAATGTTAATAATTGGAGAAGTTATATTCAGAAAAGAAGATATAAAGATATAA
- a CDS encoding TetR/AcrR family transcriptional regulator encodes MKNKIIDVAIKEFAKKGFFAASTNTISTNAHVSKGAIFYHFKSKENLYLICFKSIISLFEKELDLFLKKNPNLDFFNLILKWSKKKIEIINKQKYILDFLETTKNLPKSLEEKIQTILRENYTKYMPVLREKFEKVELKEGLDRDFTFSIVLDFFDTFSRRYNNTSYIPDKMLSEFENVIKIIKYGISKY; translated from the coding sequence ATGAAAAACAAAATCATAGATGTTGCAATAAAAGAATTCGCAAAAAAGGGATTTTTTGCAGCTTCTACTAATACCATTTCTACAAACGCCCATGTTTCAAAAGGAGCAATTTTTTATCACTTCAAAAGCAAAGAAAATTTATACTTGATTTGTTTTAAAAGCATTATTAGTCTTTTTGAGAAAGAATTAGATCTTTTCCTTAAAAAAAATCCAAATCTAGATTTTTTTAACCTTATATTAAAATGGAGTAAGAAGAAGATAGAAATTATAAACAAACAAAAATATATACTTGATTTTCTTGAAACCACAAAAAATCTTCCAAAAAGCTTGGAAGAGAAAATTCAAACTATTCTAAGAGAAAATTACACAAAATACATGCCTGTTTTAAGAGAAAAATTTGAAAAAGTAGAATTAAAAGAAGGACTTGATAGAGATTTTACATTTTCAATAGTTTTAGATTTTTTTGACACATTTTCAAGAAGGTACAACAATACAAGCTATATACCTGATAAAATGTTATCAGAATTTGAAAATGTCATAAAAATTATAAAATACGGAATATCAAAATATTAA